In Caldisericota bacterium, the genomic stretch TCAGCAGAAGAAATCATTGACCGTGCAGAGCTTATTAATATTGACTTTAGCGGGAAAGAAATGGATTGGTGGAAAGGATTCGTAGGAACTATAAAAGAACATCTTGTTACTTTGAAGGATATCGAAGTTCTTTCCAGGCCATTTTTTAAAGAATCAATATTTAGTGATGAAGTGATGGCAAAACTTAAAGAAATGAATGCACTGCCTTTGCTTGAAAAATTCAAGGACAATTTGTCTGGTATTTCCGATTGGAGCAGGGAAAGCGTACTTGCAACAATAAGAAGCACTGGCAAAGAGATGGAGATAAAGGGGCGCAGTTTATATTTCCCTTTACGGCTCGCAATTACAGGGAGTGAGGAAGGCCTGGAAATTCATGAGTTTATATTTTTCTTAAAGAAAGAAGATGTAATAAAAAGATTGAGTTATGCAATAGAGGAGCTATCAAAAAATGCTTAAAGTATATAATACGCTTACAAGAAAACAAGAAGAATTCAAAACAAGAGAAAAAGGCAAAGTTTATATCTATGCATGCGGAGTGACACCCTACGATTTTCCTCATATAGGTCATGGCCGCTCGGCTGTGATATATGATGTAATGCACAGATATCTTGAATATAAGGGATATGAAGTAATCCACATTTCTAATTTTACTGACATTGATGATAAAATTATCAATCGTTCTAATGAATTGCATATAAATTACAAAGAGCTTGCAGACAAGTATATTTCAGTTTATCTTGACAATCTTGATATGCTGAATGTAAAACAGCTCTATCGGTACCCCCGCGCTACGGAA encodes the following:
- a CDS encoding glutamate--tRNA ligase, whose translation is SKDDREFFTKEELINLFTLESVNKAPAIFDIDKLKWMNHHYIENLSAEEIIDRAELINIDFSGKEMDWWKGFVGTIKEHLVTLKDIEVLSRPFFKESIFSDEVMAKLKEMNALPLLEKFKDNLSGISDWSRESVLATIRSTGKEMEIKGRSLYFPLRLAITGSEEGLEIHEFIFFLKKEDVIKRLSYAIEELSKNA